The DNA sequence ACACTTGTCCTTTGATGGTGTTCCGCGGTGCGTAGTCGATGCCGAATTCGCTCAACTCCACTGCCTAGATCATGAGCCGGCCATTAGGCGTCCGGTCATGTCGCACCTTTTTCAGGGGGGTTTTTGTGAGGACCCTTATTGGGTGAGCTTGAAAGTATAGGCGCAGCTTGCGCGTGGTTACTACCAATGCAAAAGTCTGCTATTTTATGTGGGCATACCTAGCTTCGGCCCCCCGATACGCCCTACTGGTGCAGTAGAACGGCCTCTGGACCCCATTCTCCTCGTGTACTAATGCTGAAAAGGTAGCCAAGGGGGAGACCGCTAAGTACAAGATCAACGTTTCCCCACACCGAGGTTGGTTGAGGAGCAGTGGGCCCGTGAGGTACTTTTTGAAGGCTTTGAATGCCAGGTCGGATTAGTCATCCCATGCCTATGCTTTCCACAAGACCTTGAAGAAAAGCAGGCATTTGTCGGTGGATCTTGACACGAGCCTGTTGAAAGCTGCCACTCGCCCAGCCAGCCTTTGTCTCAGTTATGTGTCGAGGTGGGGCCATCCTCAGTGGGGCCATGTTGAGGATGGCCTCCACATTCTCAGGGTTGGCTTCGATTATGGGTTCGAACACCATGAATTCTAAGAACTTTCCTAATCTGACACCGAAAGCGCATTTTGCCTAGTTCAGCTTCATTTGGCATTGTCGTAGTATAGCGAAAATCTCCCTTAAATCGTTCAGGTGTTGTGTAGTGGTCCCACTTTTAACCAACAAGTCGTCCAGGTAGACCTCCATGTTGCTTCCTATTTGATTTTTGAACATACGATTTACCAACAGCTAGTAGGTGGCCCTTACGTTCTTGAGCCCAAAAGGCATCGTCGTGTAACAATACAAGCCTCAGTTAGTTGTAAATGAAGTCTTTTCCTCGTCCTCAGGGTTCATACAGATTTGGTTATACCCAgagtaggcatccatgaagCTGAGCATGCGGTGACCGGGCCTAGAGTCAACAATTAGGTCGATGCAAGGAAGTGAGAAGCTATCTTTCAGGCAGGTTTTGTTGAGATCGGTGAAGTCGACGCACATTCTCCATTTGCCGTTTGGCTCCTTTACGAGCACCACGTTGGACAACCACTGCGGGTAGTGGGCTTCTCAAATGAATCCAATGTTCAGTAGGCGATCCACTTCTTCAGCTATGATGATGTTCTTTTTTGTGCTAATGCTTCGACGCTTCTACCTCACTCCTTTAGCCTTTGGGTCTATGCTAAGGCTGTGCTGTATGACTTCAGGCGCTATTCCGAGCATATCCTCTTGGCTCCAAGCAAACGCATCCTGGTGCTCGACAAGAAGCTGCTGCATGGCACACCGGGCTTCAGGAGTTCTTTCACTGTTTATCCTTATCACGACTTCTGGTAGATCTGACACGAGAGGGATGAGTTCCAACAGCTCGCTTGGTTTCACCTTTATGAGGACCTACTCATATCGAACCTCGTTAACGACCTGGGTGCAGTCGGGAGGTGGCAGTAAGGTGCAGTCACCTTCCGCAGGACATACCTCGCTTACCCCGCCATTCATAGGTATCTCTTCACGGATGCATGCGCCTCTTCCTTCCAAAGCACCCTCTTTAATCCCGAGAGCTTGGTTCTTTTGCCGATCAACTTGCATGTCATCGGTAATACTGGCGAGCTTCCTAATTGTCTGGAACGGTTGCATCAGACGTACAAAGTACATGTAAGATCTACAAGAATCCCACATATGGAGCCACTATTAACGTCATGTTTCACACGCCTTTGGGCCAAGTTTtgacaactcaggtcttcaaaaACGAGTCTGCAAAAGACAAAGGAAGAAGGTAACTAAGAGATGGCGGCATTGGGGCCGGGGAGTCTCCAATGCCAAAATTAGTAAGTATTActggaaatttgtaaataagtgaaagagtcTAAGGATCATAGACTTTTTCTCGTACCTGGAGCTTGCAATTTATACTGTGGGTCTACAAAGGTGCAGATCGTGTTTATCTCCACATAGTTCAAGCCCTTCCTACTATTTCTGCTGTTAGATTCTTTTAATGCGGCATGGCTCTGCGACAGTACCATAAATGTAGCGTGTATCTCGATAGTGGCTCCATTAATACGACGTGGTTTCCAAACCTTGCTTTTATCCCTTATGAGTCGTAAATGTTTTGATGTCAATGGATCGAGGGTCTTCTGCATTTCCTGTTGTCCCTTGCAAGTTTCTTGGTTTAGAACGCGGCAAGTGATATCACGCTAACATGTCCTATCGGTTACTTGACTCATTTCCCTAGTAGACACCTTTCTCCCAGTATGGTCATAGTGACCCTTGGGCCAGGTATTTGGCAGAGGCCTAGTGGGCTTTGTGAAgtggggaaaatccccttacaagaGACAACGCGGTGCACCCCATGACGTCTTATTGGTCGTGGTAGTGGCTCTCGTGCTTGTGGTGTCGTCCCTCATCGGTGACCAAGGTGAGGCCATCACCGAGCTGTTGAGCCCTGTGGACCTTCTACTCCTCCGCATCGTCCTCTTCCTCACCATTCAGTTCCTCTCCTCTAAGCGTGGCTCCTTCATCTCTAGCATGTTCTTGACTGGCAAGCCCAACACCATCCACAAGGTTAGCGATTGCACAGTGGGAGTCATGCTCATTCTGATCATCATTTTGTTCCTCCTCTACAATCTTGTATCTATCTTCGACGATGGCGATGATTTCGATGAATAGCAACACGTACAGTTGTGTGGATTTGAGTTTTTTCTAAGCTTATTTGATCTCTCTccttgtttttgggttttttacTTCTATACATCGGTGGTATTGGCATAGTACCATACGGACATAGAGTTTTCATTTTATGGTATTCTAGTCATTAACTATAGTGGAGTCTGAGTGCTTTGATTTGTAATACTATAGTTACCCTTAATGCGCCTGTTTAAATGcaatattgtttataattttaagaataatgctatacaccacactttcatcctattttaattatattaagtagtatatgacatattcatcactattagatgataaagaagtatgcaataaatgatcatttaatagtgataaatgtgcaACATCATACTCagtgggatgaaagtgaaatttagtatagtatatagaattttcccaATTTTAATGTAATTATGATGAGTTCGATCCCAAGCATGTCTTCGTGACTCCAAGCGAAGACATCCTAGTGTTCCATGAGGAGCTGTTGCATGACGCTTCTCATTTTGGGTTTCATCCCGCTGCCAATCCTGGTGGTGGCTTTCGAGCAGCTCGGATTCAAAGGGATCAACTCCAGTGGCTCATCCATCTTCACCTTTTTGAGTCCCTGCTCGTCTCGAATCTCCCCATCCGTCAGAGTGTGCTCAGGCGAGGCAGGAGACCGTGGTTATCAACCGAGTGGTGGACCACATGTACCCCGACGCCCCTAGGCTTCAATTCCTGGACGTAACATTCTCGTGCCAAGACCTGCTCTCTGTAGATTTCTCCCACTCCTCGAGAGGGTTGGAACTTTGGTGGTAGGGGCGCAGCCATCACCTCCTCGTTGTAGGGCAGGCCTGAGTTGGTTAGCTGTCGGTCCACCAACGATGATGTGCCCATCTTTTTTGTGATCTTCTTGTACTTCCTTTGAGGTTACGCAGCTCGTTctgcatgttttttctttcttccttcgcGTCACCTCCCCCCTACGTTTCTGAATCCTACGTGCTCATTGTTTCTTGGTAATGCATCATTTCCCGATTCGTTGGTGGTTACTTTGAGCGTCTCATTCTCCTTTCGGAGGGTCTCCACCTCGATAGTTAGTTTTCGTACTAGTTGTTTCATCGCGGCGAGCCCCGTTTCCAAGTTTGTAGACGTTGCTTCTTCTTGTCCCCGAGTTGATTGAGAACGGGTTGTCGCATGCATACAAATGACACGTGAAGTCTATAGTGACCCCACATACAGCGTCACTGTTAacctcgtgtttcgcacacctttggGCCAGGTTTCCGCAACTCAGGTCTTCGGGCTTTGACCTACACACTTATGCAAACGCGAAGAATAGGGGCCTTGGTGGTAGCCGAAGAGTCTCCGATACCAAAGTCagtatatctccttagtagtttgtgCGTAAACTTAGAGGGATAAGAGAGAGTTTTTTGTACATGTGGATCAACTCTTATTCTAGGTTTCTGGTCCTGACTTTGAGGGGTCCATGTCTTTTTCACTGTTCATTTAGTCAGaatcctttaatgcggcgtgagcCGTAGCTTCTGGGGCGGTGTCATTAATGCGACATGAAGTCTGGGGAGTGGCGTCATTGATGCGGCATGGCTTTCTGACTCACTTTACCCAAAAGCGTTTCTTGTTAAGTCTGTTCATATCTGCTATCAAGAGGTCATGAGTTCTCCATATTTTCCACCCACTTGCCTGTGCAGGTTCCCGAGGATTGTCGTCATCGGGGTGGTGTCAGGGCGACAAGTCTCATCTGCTCCTACCGTCTACTTTCCCTACGCAGGGTTGCTTTGTGGATGAATTTTACTCGTGGGCCGAGTATTCTGCAAAAGCCCACTGACTCATTTTAAGAGGAGGGTCGTTAGACTTGACTGGACTTGGCCGAACTCTCTTACTTACTTCCTCAATGATCCCTCGTGAGCTTATTTTAAGGGCCGATAGGAGGAAAAACCCCCCTTACAACTAGAATACCTTATATTTCCCATTAGATGAACACtatttatttaagataaaatgaagGTGATTTCttaatcaattaaataatatcaaacgAAGGTCAAAGTGGATTACTTACCGTCTCGGactattaaataagatttcttTACTGTATTTATCAAATAAGATTTCTTTGAAGGTATTCTGTCAGACTTTAGAGAGTGATGTAGGCACGTTCTTGCTTCTATATTAATAGACATAACATGATCTTTACTGTATTtatcaattatattatatatattaacgtCTGGGAGATGTACATGTATAACATTAAATGAAATTGAACATAcaatgtctctctctccctctcactcaAATCTACGTCcaaagaggaagagaaacttGAGATATCAAATATGCACCAGAAACCGCTGTACAGCTTGTAGGGGTAGTGCGTTTAATGCTGTGCACCAAcgaagaaaaatactatttatcatctttttaactataattattttatcatattttagtgTCACATCATATAATCAGCAGAtaagtaaaaaagaataaataatttttcaatcatttgacGCTATAATGGTCAATAAGATGAATAGCATTACTctccaacaaaaaatatttgataccATGAGGGGCTGGGAAATACAAGAAGAAACTTGCCaacattaaaacaaattttcaactttcatcattCTTTAGATCCGTTCCCAAGCTACTAAGAATCTGCAATTCCCACATTATACAACCGCAT is a window from the Juglans regia cultivar Chandler chromosome 7, Walnut 2.0, whole genome shotgun sequence genome containing:
- the LOC108983151 gene encoding uncharacterized protein LOC108983151, which encodes MFHTPLGQVLTTQVFKNESAKDKGRRGLVGFVKWGKSPYKRQRGAPHDVLLVVVVALVLVVSSLIGDQGEAITELLSPVDLLLLRIVLFLTIQFLSSKRGSFISSMFLTGKPNTIHKVSDCTVGVMLILIIILFLLYNLVSIFDDGDDFDE